The following is a genomic window from Flavobacteriales bacterium.
TTCGCGCTGATCCCAAGCATGGGCTACATGGGCGCGGCCTGGGCCACCCTGATCTGCTACGCGAGCATGGCAGCGATCAGCTACGCGTGGGGGCAGAAGCACTATCCGGTGCCGTACAACGTGACGCGCGTGCTGGGGTACATGGCGGGGGCGGCGGTGCTGTGGTATATTTCACTGCTCATGAGCATACACCGAGGCGATATCATCCTCGTGAGGGTTCTGTTCTTGACCGGATTCCTTGCGCTCGTCTGGCGGCTAGAGCGTACTTCGATCCAATCCTAGCGCTTGCGACGCTTGGTCTTGGGTGGCTTCCACCCGATCGGCTTTAGTACTGGGTCAACAAATGTGATTGTCTTCTCCTTCACCAAAATGCCGATCTGCTGACACTCCTGATATCCGGCCTGCTCAACACGGATGGCGTAGGATGCTGGTTCAACCGGTTCGAAATGATACCTCCCGTCACTTGCGGACGCGGTCTCCTTCACGATTCTGCCAAGGCTGTCCAAAAGAGTCACGCTAGCCCCGACGATGGGCTCCTTCGTCACCTCTTTCACCGTTCCACGCAGAGCGGATAGCTGGCCAAGCGATGGGGCCGCCAGTAACGATGCCAGTACGAAACAAATCGCGTTTCCGGTCTTGGGGATTCGCTTTATGGTCATTGCTAATCGTTCCCAATAGCCTCAAGCACCTCCTTCACGATCTTCGGATGCAATGACTTCCCTGCATGGAAGGGCAGAACCACGCGGACATTCCCCTTCATGTAGATCCGATGCCCACCGCTGCTGCGAACCCACTCGAACCCTGCTCTAAAGAGGAGTTTCTCCGCCTCCTTCGCTGTGAGAACTACTTGCTTAGCCAACGCTTAC
Proteins encoded in this region:
- a CDS encoding carboxypeptidase regulatory-like domain-containing protein, with translation MTIKRIPKTGNAICFVLASLLAAPSLGQLSALRGTVKEVTKEPIVGASVTLLDSLGRIVKETASASDGRYHFEPVEPASYAIRVEQAGYQECQQIGILVKEKTITFVDPVLKPIGWKPPKTKRRKR
- a CDS encoding type II toxin-antitoxin system HicA family toxin; this encodes MAKQVVLTAKEAEKLLFRAGFEWVRSSGGHRIYMKGNVRVVLPFHAGKSLHPKIVKEVLEAIGND